A stretch of Mycobacterium sp. ITM-2016-00316 DNA encodes these proteins:
- a CDS encoding AAA family ATPase, translating to MTSADTRPSWVREIDLACRLHPQLILTGNVRDVYLLDDPVGNRWSMRIEDALWHVLRQQGFCGLLTYTHAAGLAIVPDATGTVDPTAEKVLSAIPGLELGQRLSWDLLRQLLEVIVAVRPGVDPGPPVALVFPDAGRLFDESLTEDQRTFLSAANQLAYGAVRYGGSYPVIMWLVDTPADLPAWFSSGNHTIRTTVVPMPDLDARMHMCGSVLRRMTDFPTNPFDADKVVTTFAELTHGLHCRAIRDIVALAAGTGISATDIGDAVRTYRVGVPDNPWTKPELRERVSEADAELPLRVMGQQDAVIRSLDLLKRAVVGLGGAQLRGRSTRPRGALFFAGPTGVGKTELAKAIAGIVFGDDSAYLRFDMSEFAAEQNEARLIGAPPGYIGYNAGGELTNGVRARPFQVILFDEIEKAHPRILDKFLQILDDGRLTDGRGGTVYFTESIIVFTTNLGIIVPGADGQPVHNVTAADSPAEMDRKVRQHIELFFREQLGRPELYNRLREAIVVFQFLTPEVLADIADSAISRALAGASERGRALLSISDTALADVRSAATSDSNNGARGVVSAIETILINPLSRALFHRAPAVGERIEITEAHQVGQNWEIELR from the coding sequence ATGACTTCAGCTGACACGCGCCCATCGTGGGTGCGCGAGATCGACCTCGCCTGCCGGCTACATCCGCAGCTCATTCTCACCGGGAACGTCCGCGACGTCTATCTGCTCGATGATCCGGTCGGCAACCGCTGGTCGATGCGGATCGAGGACGCGCTGTGGCATGTGCTGCGCCAGCAGGGATTCTGCGGACTACTGACCTACACCCATGCGGCCGGCCTGGCAATCGTCCCGGACGCCACCGGAACGGTCGATCCGACTGCCGAAAAAGTGCTGTCCGCGATTCCTGGACTCGAACTGGGACAGCGGCTCTCGTGGGACCTCCTACGACAACTGTTAGAGGTCATCGTCGCCGTGCGGCCGGGAGTCGACCCCGGTCCGCCCGTGGCGCTGGTGTTTCCGGATGCCGGCCGACTGTTCGATGAATCACTCACTGAGGACCAACGCACCTTCCTCTCGGCTGCGAACCAGTTGGCTTACGGTGCAGTCCGTTACGGAGGCAGTTATCCGGTGATCATGTGGCTGGTGGATACACCCGCCGATCTGCCTGCCTGGTTCAGTTCCGGTAACCACACGATCCGCACCACCGTGGTGCCGATGCCTGATCTCGATGCACGGATGCACATGTGTGGTTCAGTGCTGCGGAGGATGACCGATTTTCCCACTAATCCGTTCGATGCCGACAAAGTGGTTACCACCTTTGCCGAGCTTACCCACGGTCTGCACTGCCGGGCGATCCGTGACATCGTCGCTCTCGCTGCTGGAACCGGGATTTCTGCTACCGATATCGGTGATGCGGTGCGCACCTACCGGGTCGGGGTACCGGATAATCCCTGGACCAAACCGGAACTGCGGGAACGGGTATCAGAAGCCGACGCGGAGCTGCCGCTGCGCGTGATGGGGCAGCAGGATGCCGTTATCCGGTCCCTTGACCTGCTCAAGCGTGCTGTTGTCGGCCTCGGCGGCGCACAGTTGCGCGGTCGATCCACCCGGCCGCGGGGAGCGCTGTTCTTCGCCGGGCCAACCGGGGTCGGTAAGACTGAACTGGCAAAGGCCATCGCCGGGATCGTGTTCGGTGACGACAGCGCCTACCTGCGTTTCGATATGAGCGAGTTCGCCGCCGAACAGAACGAGGCCCGGTTGATCGGCGCGCCGCCCGGCTACATCGGCTACAACGCCGGTGGCGAACTGACCAACGGTGTGCGGGCCCGGCCGTTCCAGGTGATCCTGTTCGACGAGATCGAAAAAGCGCACCCGAGGATCCTGGACAAGTTCTTGCAGATCCTCGACGATGGCCGTCTCACCGATGGTCGCGGTGGCACCGTGTATTTCACGGAGTCGATCATCGTGTTCACCACCAATCTCGGCATCATCGTCCCGGGCGCGGACGGTCAGCCGGTTCACAATGTCACCGCGGCCGATTCACCCGCCGAGATGGATCGAAAGGTGCGCCAGCACATCGAGTTGTTCTTCCGCGAGCAGTTGGGTCGGCCCGAGTTGTACAACCGCCTGCGTGAGGCGATCGTGGTCTTCCAGTTCCTGACCCCCGAGGTGTTGGCCGATATCGCCGACTCGGCGATATCCAGGGCGTTGGCAGGGGCCTCCGAGCGAGGCCGCGCTCTGCTGTCCATCTCAGACACGGCGTTGGCGGATGTCCGTTCGGCGGCGACGTCGGACAGCAACAACGGTGCGCGGGGTGTCGTCTCGGCGATCGAGACGATCCTGATCAACCCGCTTTCGCGGGCTTTGTTCCACCGTGCTCCTGCGGTCGGAGAGCGTATCGAGATCACGGAAGCCCACCAGGTCGGTCAGAATTGGGAGATCGAGCTGCGATGA